The following are encoded in a window of Pseudalgibacter alginicilyticus genomic DNA:
- a CDS encoding NAD(P)/FAD-dependent oxidoreductase yields MPKRKRIIIVGAGFAGLQLAQDLINVKNYKVYLIDKQNYHQFQPLMYQVATARLEPASISFPLRKVFQKAKNVRIRIAEVTQVDFDNKKLITSIGNFKYDHLVISIGCTTNYFGNNNLRDFAYPMKTIPEAIQLRNRILQTFEDALNTRNSEKLQTLLNFVIVGGGPTGVELAGALSEMKRHILPKDYPDKDFSKLTIYLLEGAANTLSPMSKGSQKMSQKYLEELGVIVKTNTIVNDYDGTIVSLNNGEKISSKNVIWAAGVTGNIIDGFPKECFTRGNRLIVNRFNEVSHLNDVYALGDIAYMETPKHPQGHAQVASVALQQASLLAKNFKNINKGNAKKEFEYTDKGAMATIGKRKAVVDLPKFSFQGRMAWFTWMFIHLMLILSVKNKLLIFMNWTISYFNNDSTLRIIMKPVRTKVKMKKD; encoded by the coding sequence ATGCCTAAAAGAAAAAGAATTATTATAGTTGGAGCTGGTTTTGCCGGTTTGCAGCTTGCCCAAGATTTAATAAACGTTAAAAATTATAAGGTTTATTTAATAGACAAACAAAACTACCATCAGTTTCAACCGCTCATGTATCAGGTTGCTACAGCACGTTTAGAACCTGCAAGTATTTCTTTTCCACTTAGAAAAGTATTTCAAAAAGCAAAAAATGTAAGAATTAGAATTGCTGAAGTTACACAGGTTGATTTTGATAACAAAAAACTAATAACATCCATTGGTAACTTTAAATACGACCATTTAGTAATATCTATTGGCTGTACAACTAATTATTTCGGGAACAATAATCTAAGAGATTTTGCATACCCTATGAAAACTATTCCCGAAGCTATACAATTAAGAAATAGAATCCTACAAACTTTTGAAGACGCTTTAAACACACGTAATTCTGAAAAGCTACAAACCTTATTAAATTTTGTAATTGTTGGTGGTGGCCCAACGGGCGTGGAATTAGCTGGTGCATTATCAGAAATGAAACGCCATATTTTGCCTAAAGATTATCCTGACAAAGATTTCTCAAAACTTACTATTTATCTTTTAGAAGGTGCTGCCAACACTTTGAGCCCTATGAGTAAAGGATCACAAAAAATGTCACAAAAATACCTTGAAGAATTAGGCGTTATTGTAAAAACCAATACCATTGTTAATGATTATGATGGTACTATTGTATCCCTTAATAATGGCGAAAAAATATCTTCCAAAAATGTTATTTGGGCAGCAGGTGTAACAGGCAATATTATTGATGGTTTTCCTAAAGAATGTTTTACAAGAGGAAATAGACTTATCGTAAATCGTTTTAATGAAGTGTCACATTTGAATGATGTATATGCTTTAGGAGACATTGCCTATATGGAAACACCAAAACACCCACAAGGCCATGCTCAAGTAGCAAGTGTGGCTCTTCAACAAGCTAGCTTATTAGCTAAAAATTTTAAAAACATTAATAAAGGCAACGCTAAAAAAGAGTTTGAATACACTGATAAAGGAGCTATGGCAACAATTGGCAAACGCAAAGCTGTTGTTGATCTACCAAAATTTAGTTTTCAAGGTAGAATGGCTTGGTTTACTTGGATGTTTATTCATTTAATGCTTATTTTAAGTGTTAAAAATAAACTGTTAATTTTTATGAATTGGACTATTAGTTATTTCAATAATGATAGCACACTAAGAATTATCATGAAACCTGTTAGAACTAAAGTTAAAATGAAAAAAGATTAA
- the trpA gene encoding tryptophan synthase subunit alpha: protein MNRIQNKLQENKKLLSIYFTAGYPSLNDTVSIIQDLEKNGVDMIEIGLPFSDPLADGPTIQASSTDALKNGMTTEVLFKQLKDIRKTVKIPLIIMGYFNPIFQYGVEAFCKKCQEIGVDGLIIPDLPVDVYHNEYQATFERYGLINVFLITPQTSEERINFIDSISKGFIYMVSSASVTGSQSGFGNTQTNYFKRVADMNLKNPQIIGFGISDNKTFTQATTYAKGAIIGSAFIKHLATKGRNNIKEFVTFVAS from the coding sequence ATGAATCGGATCCAAAACAAGTTACAAGAAAACAAAAAGCTACTCTCTATATATTTTACAGCAGGTTATCCAAGTTTGAATGATACCGTTTCTATCATTCAGGATTTAGAAAAAAACGGTGTAGATATGATTGAAATTGGATTACCGTTTAGCGATCCATTAGCTGATGGTCCAACTATACAGGCCAGTTCTACTGATGCTTTAAAAAATGGCATGACTACCGAAGTGCTTTTCAAACAGCTTAAAGATATTCGTAAAACGGTTAAAATCCCTTTAATTATTATGGGGTATTTCAATCCTATTTTCCAATATGGTGTGGAAGCATTTTGTAAAAAATGTCAAGAAATAGGTGTTGATGGCCTTATTATTCCTGATTTACCTGTAGATGTGTATCATAATGAATATCAAGCTACTTTTGAAAGATATGGGCTTATTAATGTGTTTTTAATTACGCCACAAACTTCTGAAGAACGTATTAATTTTATCGATTCTATTTCAAAAGGCTTTATTTATATGGTGAGTAGTGCCAGCGTTACAGGAAGTCAATCAGGTTTTGGAAATACTCAAACCAATTACTTTAAGCGTGTTGCTGACATGAATCTTAAAAACCCTCAAATCATTGGATTTGGTATTTCGGACAACAAAACATTTACGCAAGCGACTACTTACGCTAAAGGAGCCATTATTGGTAGTGCATTTATAAAACATTTAGCGACAAAGGGACGAAATAATATCAAAGAATTTGTGACCTTTGTAGCGTCATAA
- the trpB gene encoding tryptophan synthase subunit beta: MNYNVNEKGYYGEFGGAYIPEMLYPNVEELRQNYLKVMAEPDFKKEFDQLLKDYVGRPSPLYFAKRLSEKYNTKIYLKREDLNHTGAHKINNTIGQILMAKRLGKHRIIAETGAGQHGVATATVCALMGLECIVYMGEIDIARQAPNVARMKMLGAKVMPALSGSRTLKDATNEAIRDWINNPVDTHYIIGSAIGPHPYPDMVTRFQSIISEEIKWQLKEQTGHENPNYVVACIGGGSNAAGTYYHYLHEPEVGIIAVEAAGHGVDSGESAATSVLGKEGIIHGCKTLLMQTKDGQITEPYSISAGLDYPGVGPMHAHLCKTGRAEFMAITDDDAMNAGLELCKLEGIIPAIESSHALAIFKQRTFKSNDVVVVSLSGRGDKDLENYINYFKI; the protein is encoded by the coding sequence ATGAATTACAACGTAAACGAAAAAGGTTATTATGGCGAATTTGGCGGTGCTTATATCCCTGAAATGCTATATCCAAATGTAGAAGAGTTACGTCAAAACTATTTAAAAGTTATGGCTGAGCCTGACTTTAAAAAAGAATTTGACCAACTTTTAAAAGACTATGTTGGCCGTCCTTCTCCACTCTATTTTGCAAAGCGTCTTTCTGAAAAATACAATACCAAAATTTATTTAAAACGGGAAGATTTAAACCATACTGGAGCACACAAAATCAACAATACTATTGGTCAAATTTTAATGGCAAAACGTTTAGGCAAACATCGTATTATAGCCGAAACGGGAGCTGGACAGCATGGAGTTGCTACCGCAACTGTTTGTGCTTTGATGGGGTTAGAATGTATTGTTTATATGGGTGAAATTGATATTGCTCGTCAGGCTCCAAATGTAGCCAGAATGAAAATGTTAGGCGCTAAAGTTATGCCTGCATTATCAGGTAGCCGTACCCTAAAAGATGCCACAAACGAAGCCATCAGAGATTGGATTAACAATCCTGTAGACACGCATTACATCATTGGTTCTGCTATAGGTCCACATCCTTATCCTGATATGGTTACTCGCTTTCAATCAATTATTTCAGAAGAAATAAAATGGCAATTAAAAGAACAGACAGGTCATGAAAATCCAAATTATGTTGTTGCCTGTATTGGTGGAGGTAGTAATGCAGCGGGTACCTACTATCATTATTTACACGAACCTGAAGTTGGTATTATTGCAGTAGAAGCTGCTGGTCATGGTGTAGATTCTGGAGAGAGTGCTGCCACTTCTGTTTTAGGAAAAGAAGGTATAATTCACGGTTGCAAAACACTTTTAATGCAAACTAAAGACGGTCAAATTACCGAGCCTTATTCTATTTCAGCAGGATTAGACTATCCTGGCGTAGGCCCCATGCATGCCCATTTATGCAAAACTGGTCGAGCTGAATTTATGGCTATCACCGATGATGATGCTATGAATGCTGGTTTGGAATTATGCAAACTCGAAGGTATTATACCCGCAATTGAAAGCTCACATGCCTTGGCTATTTTTAAACAGCGAACATTCAAATCAAACGATGTGGTGGTGGTTAGCTTATCTGGAAGAGGTGATAAAGATTTAGAAAATTACATCAATTATTTCAAAATATAA
- a CDS encoding phosphoribosylanthranilate isomerase, translating to MKLKICGMKYLDNIKQVATLQPDYLGFIFYEKSARHFDTKVIPELPETIKKTGVFVNAEIDFVIDKINKHNLQVVQLHGKETPKYCNDLRHTKLVSMPLPIKIIKAFSIKDEFNFDVLKPYETVCDYFLFDTKGKLPGGNGLTFNWNTLNKYPSTKPFFLSGGIGIEQIKNLKKFQQSIASKYCYAIDVNSKFETKPGLKNIEFLKEFKQYIITK from the coding sequence ATGAAACTGAAAATCTGCGGAATGAAATATTTAGATAATATTAAACAAGTTGCCACTTTGCAACCTGATTATCTTGGCTTTATATTTTATGAAAAATCTGCAAGACATTTTGATACTAAGGTTATTCCTGAATTACCCGAAACTATAAAAAAAACAGGGGTATTTGTAAATGCAGAAATAGATTTTGTAATCGATAAAATCAATAAACACAATTTGCAAGTTGTACAATTACATGGTAAAGAAACTCCTAAATATTGTAATGATTTACGTCATACTAAACTCGTTTCTATGCCTCTTCCTATTAAAATCATCAAAGCATTTTCCATAAAAGACGAATTCAATTTTGATGTTTTAAAACCATACGAAACCGTTTGTGACTATTTTTTATTCGACACCAAAGGAAAATTACCAGGCGGAAATGGACTTACATTTAATTGGAACACTCTAAATAAATATCCTTCCACAAAACCATTCTTTTTAAGTGGTGGAATTGGAATTGAACAAATTAAAAATTTAAAAAAATTTCAGCAAAGTATAGCTTCAAAATATTGTTATGCCATTGATGTTAACAGTAAGTTTGAGACAAAGCCTGGATTAAAAAACATAGAATTTTTAAAAGAATTTAAACAGTACATCATTACAAAATAA
- the trpC gene encoding indole-3-glycerol phosphate synthase TrpC, with the protein MNILDKIVFDKRKEVDLRKSLIPVVQLEQSVLFERETISLVRKLRQSKSGIIAEHKRRSPSKSVINQNFNVFDVAKGYEDAGVCGMSVLTDGKYFGGSLDDLLTARASCSLPLLRKEFIIDEYQLLEAKANGADVILLIAAILSKTEIKRYSEFAKSLNLNVLLEVHNEEELVKSIMPSLDMLGVNNRNLKTFDVSLETSKFLSPLIPDDFVKVSESGISSIEAIKELQPYGYQGFLIGENFMKTDDAGKSAKKFINQLK; encoded by the coding sequence ATGAATATATTAGATAAAATAGTATTCGATAAGCGCAAAGAAGTAGATTTAAGAAAAAGCCTCATTCCTGTAGTTCAATTAGAACAATCCGTTTTGTTTGAAAGAGAAACTATTTCACTTGTTCGCAAATTAAGACAAAGTAAATCAGGGATTATTGCCGAGCACAAGCGTCGTTCACCTTCAAAATCGGTTATCAATCAAAACTTCAATGTGTTTGATGTAGCCAAAGGCTACGAAGATGCTGGTGTTTGTGGCATGTCCGTTTTAACCGATGGAAAATATTTTGGGGGCTCTTTAGACGACCTATTAACAGCACGTGCCAGTTGTAGTTTACCTCTATTAAGAAAGGAATTTATTATTGACGAATACCAATTATTAGAAGCAAAAGCTAATGGTGCCGACGTTATTTTGTTAATTGCCGCTATTTTGTCAAAAACAGAAATCAAACGATACTCAGAATTTGCAAAAAGCTTAAATTTAAATGTGCTTTTAGAAGTTCATAATGAAGAAGAATTAGTAAAATCCATCATGCCAAGTTTAGATATGTTAGGCGTTAACAACCGAAACTTAAAAACTTTTGATGTAAGCTTAGAAACCAGTAAATTTTTAAGTCCATTAATTCCTGATGATTTTGTAAAAGTTTCTGAAAGTGGCATCAGTAGCATTGAAGCTATTAAAGAATTACAACCGTACGGATATCAAGGTTTTTTAATTGGAGAGAATTTTATGAAAACCGATGACGCAGGTAAAAGCGCAAAAAAATTCATTAATCAATTAAAATAG
- the trpD gene encoding anthranilate phosphoribosyltransferase: MKQLLNRLINHETISAEEAKQVLVNISKGDYNQNQIASFLTVFMMRSITLDELQGFRDALLELCIPIDLKDFNAIDIVGTGGDGKDTFNISTLSCFVTAGAGVNVAKHGNYGVSSSCGSSNVMEFLGVKFTNNEDFLKKSIEKAGICILHAPLFHPAMKNVAPIRRNLGIKTFFNMLGPMVNPSFPKNQMLGVFNLELLRLYGYLYQNTDINYSIVYALDGYDEISLTGRTKIIQNQSESILYPEDFGIKQIKQKDIYGGDTVEKAAKIFMDVISGNGTEAQNNVVCANAGLAIATSKHISYKLGFETAKESLLSGKAKKSLDTLIELSK, encoded by the coding sequence ATGAAACAACTATTAAACAGACTTATAAACCACGAAACCATTTCGGCCGAAGAGGCAAAACAGGTATTGGTCAATATTTCCAAAGGCGATTACAATCAAAACCAAATTGCATCATTCCTTACAGTTTTTATGATGCGTAGTATCACCTTAGACGAATTACAAGGTTTTAGAGATGCCCTTTTAGAGTTGTGCATCCCAATAGATTTGAAAGATTTTAATGCTATTGATATTGTAGGAACTGGTGGTGATGGTAAAGACACCTTTAACATTTCAACACTTTCGTGCTTTGTAACGGCTGGTGCTGGAGTTAATGTGGCAAAACATGGTAATTATGGGGTATCATCATCTTGTGGCTCATCCAACGTTATGGAATTTTTAGGAGTTAAATTCACCAACAACGAGGATTTTCTAAAAAAGTCAATTGAAAAAGCAGGTATCTGTATATTGCATGCGCCCTTATTCCACCCAGCCATGAAAAACGTTGCCCCTATACGTCGTAATTTAGGCATAAAAACCTTCTTTAACATGTTAGGGCCTATGGTAAATCCGTCATTTCCCAAAAACCAAATGTTAGGTGTATTTAATTTAGAATTATTAAGACTTTATGGCTACCTGTACCAAAATACAGATATTAATTATTCCATTGTTTACGCACTTGATGGCTATGATGAAATATCATTAACTGGACGCACAAAAATTATACAAAACCAATCTGAATCTATTTTATACCCAGAAGATTTTGGTATAAAACAAATAAAGCAAAAAGATATTTATGGTGGGGACACTGTTGAAAAAGCAGCTAAAATTTTTATGGATGTTATTAGTGGAAATGGTACCGAAGCGCAAAACAATGTAGTGTGTGCCAATGCAGGATTAGCAATAGCTACCTCAAAACACATCAGTTACAAATTAGGTTTTGAAACGGCAAAAGAATCGTTGCTAAGTGGAAAAGCTAAAAAAAGTTTAGACACCTTAATTGAATTGAGTAAATAA
- a CDS encoding anthranilate synthase component II, producing the protein MKKILVIDNYDSFTYNLVHYLEDLNCDVTVVRNDKLSLDDVEPFDKVVLSPGPGIPDEAGLLKPIIERYASTKSILGVCLGQQAIGEVFGGSLINLDNVYHGVSTKVNICVNDESLFNNMEKNIEVGRYHSWVVNPNLPDCLEATSFDENGQVMSLRHREYDVRGVQYHPESVLTPHGKQILKNWVES; encoded by the coding sequence ATGAAAAAAATATTAGTCATAGACAATTACGACAGTTTTACTTACAATCTTGTACATTATTTAGAAGATTTAAACTGTGATGTTACTGTAGTACGAAACGACAAACTCTCATTGGATGATGTTGAACCTTTTGATAAAGTAGTTTTATCGCCTGGCCCAGGCATCCCAGATGAAGCCGGCTTATTAAAACCAATTATAGAACGCTACGCATCCACCAAAAGTATTTTAGGAGTGTGTTTAGGCCAACAAGCCATTGGCGAAGTATTTGGTGGATCATTAATCAATTTAGATAATGTATACCATGGTGTTTCTACAAAAGTAAACATCTGTGTAAATGATGAATCCTTGTTTAATAACATGGAAAAAAACATAGAAGTTGGACGCTACCACTCTTGGGTAGTAAATCCAAACTTACCAGACTGCTTAGAAGCAACTTCTTTTGATGAAAATGGGCAGGTTATGTCCTTACGCCATCGTGAATACGATGTTCGAGGTGTACAATACCACCCAGAATCTGTATTAACACCTCATGGAAAACAAATTTTAAAAAATTGGGTGGAAAGCTAA
- a CDS encoding anthranilate synthase component I family protein — protein sequence MKTFNLYTHHKKILADTITPVSIYLKIRDKYPNSLLLESSDYRANDNSFSYICFNPIASIKVENETIYQTFPDGSTTLEDITDTTNVTEEIHKFTQYFTANSDEDFKFINNGIFGYLAYDAVRYFEDIEISKKKNSIDIPDVYYAVYQNIIAIDHFKNEAYIFAHCYNTESNINDIHDLIKINNFATYNFATDGDIASNLKDEEFKEHVELAKKHCGRGDVFQLVLSKSFSQKFKGDEFNVYRALRSINPSPYLFYFDFGGFKIFGSSPEAQLIVSNGKAEIHPIAGTFKRTGDDTKDAELAKQLAADEKENAEHVMLVDLARNDLSRHGNQVTVDNYREVQFFSHVIHLVSKVTGQKHKKTQTMQVVADTFPAGTLSGAPKHRAMQLIEQYEKTSRTFYGGAIGFMDFDGNFNHAIMIRTFLSKNYRLHWQAGAGMVSKSNADSELQEVYNKLGALTKAIKIAEDI from the coding sequence ATGAAAACATTCAATTTATACACCCATCACAAAAAAATTTTAGCTGATACTATTACACCTGTTAGCATCTATTTAAAAATACGGGATAAATATCCTAACAGTTTGTTACTTGAAAGTAGCGATTATAGAGCTAACGATAATAGTTTCTCTTACATATGCTTTAATCCTATTGCATCTATTAAAGTAGAAAATGAAACCATATACCAAACGTTTCCTGATGGTAGCACGACCTTGGAAGATATAACAGATACTACAAATGTAACCGAGGAAATTCATAAATTTACTCAGTACTTTACAGCAAATTCTGATGAAGATTTCAAATTCATCAACAATGGTATTTTTGGCTATTTAGCTTACGATGCTGTTCGTTATTTTGAAGACATAGAAATCTCCAAGAAAAAAAACTCTATAGACATCCCCGATGTGTACTATGCCGTTTATCAAAACATCATAGCGATTGATCATTTTAAAAATGAAGCCTATATTTTTGCTCATTGCTACAATACAGAAAGCAACATAAACGATATTCACGACCTTATAAAAATCAACAATTTTGCAACTTATAATTTTGCAACCGATGGTGACATAGCTTCCAACTTAAAAGATGAGGAATTTAAAGAACATGTTGAATTAGCTAAAAAGCACTGTGGCCGAGGCGATGTATTTCAATTAGTATTATCAAAAAGTTTTTCACAAAAATTCAAGGGCGACGAGTTTAATGTTTATCGAGCCCTACGCAGTATAAACCCTTCTCCATACTTATTTTATTTTGATTTTGGAGGTTTTAAAATTTTTGGGAGCTCTCCAGAAGCCCAGCTTATTGTTAGTAATGGGAAAGCTGAAATTCATCCTATAGCAGGAACTTTTAAGCGTACTGGAGACGATACCAAAGATGCTGAATTAGCAAAACAATTAGCTGCCGACGAAAAAGAAAATGCCGAACATGTTATGTTAGTTGATCTTGCTAGAAATGATTTAAGTAGGCATGGAAACCAAGTAACTGTAGATAATTATCGCGAAGTTCAGTTCTTCTCACATGTTATTCATTTGGTAAGTAAGGTAACAGGACAAAAACACAAAAAAACACAAACTATGCAGGTTGTTGCAGATACTTTTCCTGCTGGCACACTTAGCGGAGCTCCTAAACACAGAGCTATGCAACTTATTGAACAATACGAAAAAACAAGTCGTACTTTTTACGGCGGTGCTATTGGTTTTATGGATTTTGATGGTAATTTCAATCACGCCATTATGATTCGTACTTTTTTAAGTAAAAATTACCGTTTGCATTGGCAAGCAGGAGCTGGCATGGTATCAAAATCAAATGCCGATAGTGAATTACAAGAAGTGTATAATAAGTTAGGTGCGCTAACAAAAGCGATTAAAATAGCTGAAGATATTTAA
- a CDS encoding rhodanese-like domain-containing protein, whose product MEELDQEEWLSQLKNDDNAVILDVRTDAEVADGIIPNSIHIDLHKGQEFIAEVDALDKSKNYYIYCRSGNRSGQACQIMEELGFENTYNLLGGMLEWEGDVE is encoded by the coding sequence ATGGAAGAATTAGATCAAGAAGAATGGTTGTCGCAATTAAAAAATGATGATAATGCGGTAATTTTGGATGTAAGAACAGATGCTGAAGTTGCAGATGGTATTATACCAAACTCTATTCATATAGATTTACACAAAGGGCAAGAGTTTATTGCAGAAGTTGATGCTTTAGATAAAAGTAAAAACTACTATATATATTGCCGATCTGGAAATAGAAGTGGTCAAGCTTGCCAGATTATGGAAGAATTAGGTTTTGAAAATACCTATAATCTTTTAGGGGGTATGTTGGAATGGGAAGGAGATGTAGAATAA
- a CDS encoding rhodanese-like domain-containing protein: protein MKYPYIILTALFVLFVWSCKQAITGEVKVISPEEMHTFLQIDDVQFIDVRTLQEHNKEFIPKSQNIDFRSPTFLEDIDKLDKNKPVLLYCRTGRRSAKCAQELLDAGFVKIYDLEGGISKWKHDGFEVDTKL from the coding sequence TTGAAATATCCTTACATAATTTTAACGGCACTTTTTGTTTTATTTGTGTGGAGTTGCAAACAGGCAATAACAGGTGAAGTAAAAGTGATTTCACCTGAAGAAATGCATACGTTTTTACAAATAGATGATGTTCAGTTTATTGATGTTAGGACTTTGCAAGAGCATAACAAAGAATTTATTCCAAAATCGCAAAATATAGATTTTCGTTCGCCAACTTTTTTAGAAGATATAGATAAACTTGATAAAAATAAACCTGTTTTACTTTATTGTAGAACAGGTCGAAGAAGTGCTAAATGCGCTCAAGAGTTATTAGATGCAGGGTTTGTTAAAATATATGATTTAGAAGGCGGTATTTCTAAATGGAAGCATGATGGTTTTGAAGTTGATACAAAACTGTAA